The DNA sequence GTTCCAAGAAGAGGCGGCCAAGCTCAAAAATGCAAAATGGTTAGCCCAGGGCACAATTTACCCTGATGTCATCGAGTCGGCTGGCGCAAAGTCAGGTAAAGCACATGTCATCAAAAGCCACCACAATGTCGGTGGCTTGCCCGAAGATATGCACTTGAAGCTCGTCGAGCCTTTGAGCGAGCTGTTTAAGGACGAAGTGCGTAAAATTGGCCTTGAGCTCGGCCTGCCGTATGACATGCTCTATCGCCATCCTTTCCCAGGGCCAGGGCTGGGGGTTCGGATCTTGGGCGAAGTCAAAAAAGAATATGCAGATTTGTTACGCAAAGCAGATGCTATATTCATTGAGGAACTTCGAGCATCAGGCTGGTATGACAAGGTCAGTCAGGCTTTTGCGGTGTTCTTGCCAGTGCGCTCCGTAGGCGTGATGGGTGATGCAAGAAAGTATGATTATGTGATTGCGCTTAGGGCAGTGGAGACAATTGACTTCATGACCGCCCATTGGGCACAGTTGCCTTACGAGTTGCTGGCGAAAGTATCCAATCGAATTATCAATGAGATAGATGGTATATCTCGAGTAGTTTATGATATATCCGGCAAGCCGCCGGCGACCATTGAGTGGGAATGAGCGGTCAGCCAGAGTTTTCCGACTTTGACCGGGCGTGCATGCAGCACGCGCTGGCACTGGCGGAACAAGCGGCAGCACACCAAGAAGTGCCGGTTGGTGCGGTCCTCGTGTATCAGGGCGAAATTGTGGCGGGTGCGTATAATCGACCAATTCATGCCGCCGATCCGACCAGTCACGCCGAAATTGAATGTCTGCGACTTGCTGCGAAAAAGTTCAACAATTATCGGCTGCCAGATACCACTCTTTACGTCACCTTAGAGCCTTGTGCCATGTGTGCGGGAGCACTGGTGCATGCGCGCGTTCGTG is a window from the Gammaproteobacteria bacterium genome containing:
- the tadA gene encoding tRNA adenosine(34) deaminase TadA produces the protein MQHALALAEQAAAHQEVPVGAVLVYQGEIVAGAYNRPIHAADPTSHAEIECLRLAAKKFNNYRLPDTTLYVTLEPCAMCAGALVHARVREVVFGAYDQKAGAVTSVFQLIDQNIYQHRCAWRGGLLEAECRTLLQSFFRERRKQKLTNQRSRNS